The following are encoded in a window of Arthrobacter sp. NicSoilB4 genomic DNA:
- a CDS encoding gamma-glutamyl-gamma-aminobutyrate hydrolase family protein (Members of this family of hydrolases with an active site Cys residue belong to MEROPS family C26.), with protein sequence MQTPPLPRSSRPRIGIPVRLSSSADPDPRVAEANGLFDYIVDLVRDGGGEPVLLTSPVEPLEALDGVILPGGGDLDPGLYGEAPGDACYDVSHAQDELDLAVARRSIGAGLPVFGVCRGHQLVNVLYGGTLIQDMDPGTVAHREPAPVHGAGPWAWHAVEVRGGTKVAGLYGANRDGAQVDAEGGNPTNITVKIASGHHQAVARVAKGLIVTAVAEDGTIEALEDPERWVASVQWHPEALELPAAERLAPFRAFVEICRGR encoded by the coding sequence ATGCAGACTCCGCCCCTCCCCCGCAGCAGCCGGCCCCGCATCGGCATTCCCGTCCGGCTCAGCAGCTCCGCGGACCCGGATCCGCGGGTGGCGGAGGCCAACGGGCTCTTCGACTACATCGTGGACCTGGTGCGCGACGGCGGCGGCGAACCGGTGCTGCTCACGTCACCGGTAGAGCCTCTCGAGGCGCTCGACGGCGTCATCCTGCCGGGCGGTGGAGACCTGGACCCCGGGCTCTACGGCGAAGCGCCCGGTGACGCCTGCTACGACGTCAGCCACGCCCAGGACGAACTGGACCTCGCCGTCGCGCGGCGGTCGATCGGCGCCGGGCTGCCGGTGTTCGGCGTCTGCCGGGGGCACCAGTTGGTCAACGTCCTCTACGGCGGCACCCTGATCCAGGACATGGATCCGGGAACCGTGGCGCACCGGGAGCCCGCGCCCGTGCACGGGGCAGGCCCGTGGGCCTGGCACGCGGTCGAGGTGCGGGGCGGAACCAAGGTGGCCGGACTGTACGGTGCCAACCGGGACGGCGCCCAGGTGGACGCCGAAGGTGGGAACCCCACCAATATCACCGTCAAAATTGCCTCCGGCCACCACCAGGCAGTAGCCAGGGTCGCCAAAGGACTCATAGTGACAGCGGTGGCCGAGGACGGGACCATCGAGGCGCTGGAGGACCCGGAGCGCTGGGTCGCGTCAGTGCAGTGGCACCCCGAGGCACTGGAACTCCCGGCCGCAGAACGGCTGGCACCGTTCCGCGCCTTTGTGGAGATCTGCCGGGGACGATAG
- a CDS encoding cupin domain-containing protein, protein MKALPVEPSNVPVAIGSRIRAARQSQRLTIEQVADATGLTKGFLSRVERDLTSPSVASLVTLCQVLSISIGDLFAAPETHLTKKNEGPRISLGGEGIVERLLTARSERRVQIIQAVIEPRGRGESELYAVDCDVDVLHVVRGSIRLILTNEEFELHTGDTVTFPGREPHTWVNPTDEAVEVLWVLVPAASR, encoded by the coding sequence ATGAAGGCTCTACCAGTAGAACCGAGCAACGTTCCCGTTGCCATCGGTTCCCGGATCCGTGCCGCCCGGCAGTCGCAGCGGCTCACCATCGAGCAGGTCGCCGACGCGACCGGGTTGACCAAGGGATTCCTCAGCCGGGTCGAGCGCGACCTTACCTCTCCCTCGGTGGCGTCCCTTGTGACGCTGTGCCAGGTGCTTTCCATTTCGATCGGCGATCTTTTTGCCGCCCCCGAAACGCATCTCACCAAGAAGAACGAAGGCCCGCGGATCTCGCTCGGCGGCGAGGGGATCGTGGAGCGGCTGCTGACCGCGCGCTCAGAACGCCGCGTGCAGATCATCCAGGCCGTGATCGAGCCCCGCGGCCGCGGCGAGTCGGAACTCTACGCGGTGGACTGCGACGTCGATGTGCTCCACGTCGTCCGCGGCAGCATCCGGCTGATCCTCACCAATGAGGAATTCGAATTGCACACGGGGGACACCGTGACTTTCCCGGGCCGTGAGCCGCACACGTGGGTGAACCCGACGGATGAAGCCGTCGAGGTCCTCTGGGTGCTGGTCCCCGCCGCGAGCCGCTAG
- a CDS encoding SRPBCC family protein has translation MTNRYLVSRSRFIAAAPEAIFEVLATPALHSVIDGSDTVKGAQPRGPERLALGAKFGMEMNMKLDYKILNTVCEFEEGRRIAWRHFYGHVWRYLLEPVTDDAGNPGTLVTEQWDARLVRGKFFLRLAGYLRRHPANLEKTLAKLDAYMTSEAASGAGSGSGPGQLH, from the coding sequence ATGACGAACAGATATCTCGTGTCCCGCAGCCGCTTCATCGCGGCCGCTCCGGAAGCCATCTTCGAGGTGCTCGCCACGCCGGCACTGCACAGCGTGATCGATGGCTCCGACACCGTCAAGGGTGCCCAGCCGCGCGGCCCCGAGCGGCTCGCGCTTGGTGCCAAGTTCGGCATGGAGATGAACATGAAGCTGGACTACAAGATCCTGAACACCGTCTGCGAGTTCGAGGAAGGCCGACGGATCGCGTGGCGGCACTTCTACGGCCATGTCTGGCGCTATCTCCTGGAGCCCGTCACGGATGACGCCGGCAACCCGGGCACCCTTGTCACGGAACAATGGGACGCCCGGCTGGTCCGCGGCAAATTCTTCCTGCGGCTCGCGGGCTACCTGCGGCGGCACCCTGCCAACCTGGAGAAGACCCTCGCCAAACTTGACGCCTACATGACCTCCGAGGCCGCATCCGGCGCCGGATCCGGTTCCGGCCCGGGTCAACTCCACTAG
- a CDS encoding DUF559 domain-containing protein gives MDRLDFLTQLGGVARTGQLLAAGYSRTDISRLATIARHPRRGVFILPECQPEFEAAIRHNARVSCASAAGHYGLWLREAPKQPHLACNHGHGGGFIRHRTVRFDGHPSLPLAGIEDVVLHAMTCLAPPASTAIATSAMRLHGVPLELLKAQLTADRSGRALKALHQLDLRAESIVEVDAQHLFRSNGIGYEAQVYLPGIGRVDFLIEGYLIVEVDGFAFHSSRESLRRDLGRNNASTLSGFAVLRYMPEHIWFEPERVLEAPRKGVAGKERSPNLNPGPGP, from the coding sequence ATGGACCGCTTGGACTTCCTGACCCAGCTCGGCGGCGTCGCCCGGACCGGACAACTTTTGGCCGCCGGCTACTCCCGGACGGACATCTCCCGGCTTGCCACGATTGCCCGCCATCCCCGGCGCGGCGTCTTCATCCTCCCCGAGTGCCAACCCGAGTTCGAGGCCGCGATCCGGCACAACGCCCGGGTCAGCTGTGCGAGTGCGGCGGGACACTATGGCCTCTGGCTGCGGGAGGCCCCTAAGCAACCCCACCTCGCCTGCAACCACGGCCACGGCGGGGGCTTCATCCGGCACCGGACGGTCAGGTTCGACGGTCACCCCTCGCTGCCGCTGGCCGGGATCGAGGACGTGGTGCTCCATGCAATGACCTGCCTCGCTCCCCCGGCATCGACGGCCATCGCCACCTCTGCCATGCGCCTGCATGGCGTCCCGCTCGAGCTGTTGAAGGCCCAGCTCACGGCAGACCGGTCCGGCCGGGCCCTGAAAGCGCTGCACCAGCTGGATCTCCGGGCCGAATCCATTGTTGAGGTCGACGCCCAGCACCTGTTCCGGTCCAACGGAATTGGCTACGAGGCGCAGGTCTACCTGCCCGGAATCGGCCGGGTCGACTTCCTGATCGAGGGCTACCTGATTGTCGAGGTTGATGGCTTCGCGTTCCACTCCAGCCGCGAGTCCCTGCGCCGGGACCTCGGCCGGAACAACGCCTCAACCCTGAGCGGCTTCGCCGTGCTCCGGTACATGCCCGAGCACATCTGGTTCGAACCGGAACGCGTCCTGGAAGCACCCCGGAAGGGAGTAGCCGGGAAGGAACGCAGCCCAAACCTCAACCCGGGCCCAGGACCCTAG
- a CDS encoding sodium:solute symporter has translation MDASFVNIAIVVVYLVAMLAFGWWGKSRTKNNSDFLVAGRRLGPFLYTGTMAAVVLGGASTVGGVGLGYKFGISGMWLVVAIGVGVLLLSLLFAGTIQKLKIYTVSQMLSLRYGSHATQTSGIVMLAYTLMLCATSTGAYATIFVVLFGWDRALAIAVGGAIVLVYSTIGGMWSITLADQVQFVIKTVGIFLLMLPFTLNAAGGLDGIRARVDASFFQIDGIGIQTIITYFVVYTLGLLIGQDIWQRVFTAKTPTVARWGGATAGIYCILYGAAGALIGLGARVALPDIDVKALGKDVVYAEVATNLLPIGIGGLVLAAAVAAMMSTASGALIAAATVARADVLPFVASWFGKNINTDDTDNPEHDVKANRMWVLGLGIVAIVIAIITKDVVAALTIAYDILVGGLLVAILGGLVWKRGTGVAAAASMAVGSVITLGTMIILEINAEVPLDGIYANEPIYFGLLASAVVYIAVSLLTKPTDPAVMANWHRRVAGGAAEDEQVPVLTH, from the coding sequence ATGGACGCAAGTTTCGTCAACATCGCCATTGTGGTGGTGTACCTGGTCGCCATGCTGGCGTTCGGGTGGTGGGGTAAGTCCCGCACCAAGAACAACAGCGACTTCCTGGTGGCCGGCCGCCGCCTCGGCCCGTTCCTGTACACCGGAACCATGGCCGCCGTCGTGCTCGGTGGCGCCTCCACCGTCGGCGGCGTCGGCCTGGGCTACAAGTTCGGCATCTCCGGCATGTGGCTCGTGGTCGCGATCGGCGTCGGCGTGCTGCTGCTCAGCCTGCTCTTCGCCGGCACGATCCAGAAGCTCAAGATCTACACCGTCTCCCAGATGCTGAGCCTGCGGTATGGCAGCCACGCCACCCAGACCTCCGGCATCGTTATGCTGGCCTACACGCTGATGCTCTGCGCCACGTCCACCGGCGCCTACGCCACCATCTTCGTGGTGCTCTTCGGCTGGGACCGCGCCCTCGCCATCGCCGTCGGCGGCGCGATTGTCCTGGTCTACTCGACCATCGGCGGCATGTGGTCCATCACTCTGGCCGACCAGGTCCAGTTCGTCATCAAGACGGTCGGCATCTTCCTCCTGATGCTGCCGTTTACGCTCAACGCCGCCGGCGGCCTCGACGGCATCCGTGCCCGCGTGGACGCCAGCTTCTTCCAGATTGACGGCATCGGCATCCAGACGATCATCACGTACTTCGTCGTCTACACCCTTGGCCTGCTGATCGGCCAGGACATCTGGCAGCGCGTCTTCACCGCCAAGACCCCCACGGTCGCCCGCTGGGGCGGCGCCACCGCCGGCATCTACTGCATCCTCTACGGTGCGGCCGGCGCCCTCATTGGCCTCGGCGCCCGCGTCGCGCTGCCGGACATCGACGTCAAGGCCCTCGGCAAAGACGTTGTCTACGCCGAGGTCGCCACCAACCTGCTGCCGATCGGCATCGGCGGCCTGGTCCTCGCCGCGGCCGTCGCCGCCATGATGTCAACGGCTTCCGGTGCCCTGATCGCCGCCGCCACCGTGGCCCGCGCCGACGTCCTGCCGTTCGTCGCGAGCTGGTTCGGCAAGAACATCAACACCGACGACACCGACAACCCGGAGCACGACGTCAAGGCAAACCGCATGTGGGTCCTCGGGCTCGGCATCGTGGCGATCGTCATCGCCATCATCACCAAGGACGTCGTCGCGGCCCTCACCATCGCCTACGACATCCTGGTCGGCGGGCTCCTCGTAGCCATCCTCGGCGGCCTGGTCTGGAAGCGCGGCACCGGCGTCGCAGCGGCCGCCTCCATGGCAGTGGGCTCGGTCATCACGCTCGGCACCATGATCATCCTGGAGATCAACGCCGAGGTGCCGCTGGACGGTATTTACGCCAACGAGCCGATCTACTTCGGCCTGCTGGCCTCCGCCGTGGTCTACATTGCGGTGTCACTGCTGACCAAGCCGACGGATCCCGCGGTCATGGCCAACTGGCACCGCCGGGTCGCCGGCGGCGCCGCCGAGGACGAACAGGTTCCTGTCCTGACGCACTAG
- a CDS encoding VIT1/CCC1 family protein, with product MSQHATSDPFNTGPRRPEPLHPAPRHEAPAAAPSSADIKRWRQYLADERAEAAVYRDLAQNRSGEERAILLALAEAEGRHEAHWLQLLGDHAGRPRPASLRSQLLGFLARHFGSVFVLALAQRAESRSPYATDPSATPAMVADEQIHEEVVRGLATRGRNRLAGTFRAAVFGANDGLVSNLSLVMGMAASGVGSSVVLLSGVAGLLAGALSMGAGEFISVRSQRELLAATRPTQITLAAAPSLDIEHNELLLVYLARGMSREAAEHRVAERMGLRDCDCDPSLSLQPEVPEARDEHEAVGTAWSAAASSFCFFASGAIVPIIPFVLGMTGIAALALSAALVGLALLFTGGVVGLLSGTSPATRGLRQLAIGMGAAGVTYLLGMAFGAVVA from the coding sequence GTGTCCCAGCACGCCACATCCGATCCGTTCAACACCGGACCCCGCCGCCCGGAACCCCTCCACCCCGCACCGCGCCACGAGGCGCCCGCCGCGGCACCGAGCTCCGCGGACATCAAGCGGTGGCGGCAGTATCTCGCCGACGAACGGGCCGAAGCCGCCGTCTACCGGGACCTGGCCCAGAACCGCAGCGGCGAAGAGCGCGCCATCCTCCTCGCTTTGGCCGAAGCCGAAGGCCGCCACGAAGCCCACTGGCTCCAGCTCCTCGGCGACCACGCCGGCCGCCCCCGCCCCGCCTCGCTTCGCAGCCAGTTGCTGGGCTTCCTGGCCCGCCACTTCGGCTCGGTATTTGTCCTGGCCCTTGCCCAGCGGGCGGAAAGCCGTTCGCCGTACGCCACGGATCCCTCCGCCACTCCGGCTATGGTCGCCGACGAGCAGATCCACGAGGAAGTGGTCCGCGGGCTCGCGACCCGGGGCCGCAACCGGCTGGCCGGCACCTTCCGCGCAGCCGTCTTCGGCGCCAACGACGGGCTGGTCAGCAACTTGTCCCTGGTCATGGGCATGGCCGCCTCCGGCGTAGGCAGTTCCGTGGTCCTGCTCAGCGGCGTCGCCGGGCTGCTGGCAGGAGCGCTGTCCATGGGCGCCGGCGAATTCATTTCCGTGCGCTCACAGCGTGAACTCCTGGCCGCGACCCGCCCCACCCAGATCACCCTGGCCGCCGCACCCTCGCTGGACATCGAACACAACGAACTCCTGCTGGTTTACCTGGCCCGCGGCATGTCGCGGGAGGCTGCCGAGCACCGCGTTGCGGAGCGGATGGGCCTGCGCGACTGCGACTGCGATCCCAGCCTGTCCCTGCAGCCGGAGGTCCCGGAAGCCCGTGACGAGCACGAAGCGGTCGGCACTGCCTGGAGCGCGGCGGCGTCGAGCTTCTGTTTCTTCGCTTCCGGGGCGATCGTGCCGATTATCCCCTTCGTCCTGGGCATGACCGGAATTGCGGCGCTCGCGCTGTCCGCCGCGCTCGTGGGCCTGGCGCTCCTGTTCACCGGCGGCGTCGTCGGGCTCCTGTCGGGCACCTCACCGGCAACCCGCGGCCTTCGCCAGTTGGCGATCGGCATGGGCGCGGCAGGCGTGACGTATCTGCTGGGCATGGCCTTCGGCGCCGTGGTCGCCTAG
- the speB gene encoding agmatinase → MEELRIEANGNLGPIDSSRIPRYAGAATYARLPRLDQVAKADVTVVGVPFDSGVSYRPGARFGSNHIREASRLLRPYNPAWDVSPFENIQVADAGDMAVNPFNINEAIETIQQNALDLTASGSKLVTLGGDHTIALPLLRAAAERAGEPVAMLHFDAHLDTWDTYFGAEYTHGTPFRRAVEEGILDTEAISHIGTRGPLYGKKDLDDDHRFGFGIVTSADVYYQGVLETVAKVRDRIGNRPLYISVDIDVLDPAHAPGTGTPEAGGITSRELLEIIRGFRGMNLVGADVVEVAPAYDHADITGVAASHVAYELVTLMADRAVEGDRFGAATGYAAQALGQESRRPAGFATPASQRVESGVSQ, encoded by the coding sequence TTGGAAGAGCTGCGCATCGAGGCCAATGGCAACCTTGGCCCCATCGATTCATCCCGCATCCCGCGCTACGCGGGAGCCGCCACCTATGCGCGCCTGCCGCGGCTGGACCAGGTCGCCAAGGCGGACGTCACCGTTGTGGGCGTGCCCTTCGACTCGGGGGTCTCGTACCGCCCCGGCGCCCGCTTCGGGTCCAACCATATCCGCGAAGCCAGCCGCCTCCTGCGCCCGTACAACCCAGCCTGGGACGTCAGCCCCTTCGAAAACATCCAGGTGGCCGACGCCGGCGACATGGCCGTCAATCCCTTCAACATCAATGAAGCGATCGAGACCATCCAGCAGAACGCCCTGGACCTGACCGCCTCCGGCAGCAAACTGGTGACCCTCGGCGGGGACCACACCATCGCCCTGCCCCTGCTGCGCGCTGCCGCGGAACGCGCCGGAGAGCCCGTCGCCATGCTCCACTTCGACGCCCACCTGGACACCTGGGACACCTACTTCGGCGCGGAATACACGCACGGCACGCCCTTCCGCCGCGCTGTCGAGGAAGGCATCCTGGACACCGAGGCCATCAGCCACATCGGCACCCGCGGCCCGCTCTATGGCAAGAAGGACCTCGACGACGACCACCGCTTCGGCTTCGGCATCGTCACCTCCGCCGACGTCTACTACCAGGGTGTGCTGGAAACCGTCGCCAAGGTCCGCGACCGGATCGGCAACCGCCCGCTGTACATCTCCGTGGACATCGACGTGCTGGATCCGGCCCACGCGCCCGGCACCGGAACCCCGGAAGCCGGCGGCATCACCAGCCGCGAGCTGCTGGAAATCATCCGCGGCTTCCGCGGCATGAACCTGGTCGGGGCCGACGTCGTCGAGGTCGCCCCCGCGTACGACCACGCAGACATCACCGGCGTCGCCGCCAGCCATGTGGCCTACGAACTCGTCACGCTGATGGCAGACCGTGCGGTCGAAGGCGACCGGTTCGGTGCGGCCACCGGCTACGCCGCGCAGGCCCTCGGCCAGGAATCCCGCCGCCCGGCCGGCTTCGCAACGCCGGCGTCCCAGCGTGTTGAGAGCGGGGTCTCCCAGTGA
- a CDS encoding Rossmann fold nucleotide-binding protein, whose translation MSAARSLHPSPRTLEVESLDSFDRLVAAGSRSMQGWHAQSLDLRGRRAQLEAMRAQGGIFLGCTFDPGVEDSLRSRGALIFPKLEAVPFNPYRGRLYTPQELYEGIADSRYEDTPDARVYQWSIRPGQRHRLDATLAAALHDHSIGDALDELTRSDFCAGRTMVGVMGGHAAHRGSGVFEEAALLGRLLAREGRVVATGGGPGTMEAANLGAYLSDAPEHDFRRALDDLAAVPGFRPSVSAWARSAAAVVERHPGGTPSLGVPTWFYGHEPPNFFATHIAKYFANAIREAILLELCNGGIVFLPGSGGTVQEIFQDACENYYGTPETIMPMVLVGQEHWLRRYPAWPLLQSLAAGRGMENRIFLVDTVEEALAVLDT comes from the coding sequence ATGAGTGCCGCCCGCAGTCTGCACCCCAGCCCGCGCACGCTGGAGGTCGAAAGCCTGGACAGCTTCGACCGGCTGGTCGCGGCCGGGTCGCGGTCCATGCAGGGCTGGCACGCCCAGTCGCTGGACCTCCGCGGACGGAGGGCGCAGCTCGAGGCCATGCGGGCGCAGGGCGGAATCTTCCTCGGGTGCACCTTCGACCCCGGCGTGGAAGATTCACTGCGCAGCCGCGGCGCCCTCATCTTCCCCAAGCTTGAGGCGGTGCCGTTCAACCCCTACCGCGGGCGGCTGTACACCCCGCAGGAGCTCTACGAGGGGATCGCCGACTCGCGCTATGAAGACACCCCGGATGCCAGGGTGTACCAGTGGAGCATCCGGCCGGGGCAGCGCCATCGCCTGGACGCGACCCTGGCCGCGGCCCTGCACGACCACTCGATCGGCGATGCCCTCGATGAGCTGACGCGCTCGGACTTCTGCGCCGGCCGGACCATGGTGGGTGTCATGGGCGGGCACGCAGCGCACCGCGGTTCCGGCGTGTTCGAGGAGGCCGCGCTGCTGGGGCGGCTGCTGGCACGGGAGGGCCGGGTGGTTGCCACCGGCGGCGGTCCCGGCACCATGGAGGCGGCCAACCTCGGCGCCTACCTGAGCGATGCCCCAGAGCATGACTTCCGGCGCGCCCTGGACGACCTCGCTGCGGTTCCCGGGTTCCGGCCCTCTGTTTCGGCGTGGGCGCGGTCCGCCGCCGCCGTCGTCGAACGCCATCCGGGCGGCACGCCTTCACTGGGTGTTCCCACCTGGTTCTACGGGCACGAGCCGCCGAACTTCTTCGCCACGCACATTGCAAAGTACTTCGCCAACGCCATCCGCGAGGCCATTCTCCTGGAGCTGTGCAACGGCGGCATCGTGTTCCTGCCCGGCTCCGGGGGGACGGTGCAGGAGATCTTCCAGGACGCCTGCGAAAACTACTACGGCACGCCGGAGACCATCATGCCGATGGTGCTGGTGGGGCAGGAGCACTGGCTGCGGCGCTACCCGGCGTGGCCACTGTTGCAGAGCCTCGCGGCCGGACGGGGGATGGAGAACCGGATCTTCCTGGTGGACACGGTGGAAGAGGCGCTCGCCGTCCTGGACACTTAG
- a CDS encoding GntR family transcriptional regulator, with product MANQLNLNIDRSSPIPLYHQVVQGIEAAIHGGVLPPGSRLDNEIDLAAQLNLSRPTMRKAMDELVRSGLLVRKRGVGTQVVSSQVRRPLELSSLFDDLSNNGSKPTTDVLSFSHDEADAATRAALQLPAGAKVYHFTRLRKVGGKPLALMENWVRDDITAIDEALLGSQGLYGILRNGGVNFRLASQRIGAMIANDYQAALLETTPGSALVTMERTAVDDTGRQVETGHHVYRADSYSFEMTLVQR from the coding sequence GTGGCTAATCAACTTAATCTCAACATCGACCGGTCCTCCCCGATACCTCTCTACCACCAAGTGGTCCAGGGCATCGAGGCCGCGATCCACGGCGGTGTCCTCCCCCCGGGCAGCCGGCTCGACAACGAGATCGACCTTGCCGCCCAACTGAACCTCTCGCGCCCCACCATGCGCAAGGCCATGGACGAGCTGGTCCGCTCGGGCCTGCTGGTGCGCAAGCGCGGCGTCGGCACCCAGGTGGTTTCGAGCCAGGTCCGGCGCCCCCTTGAGCTTTCCAGCCTCTTCGATGACCTCAGCAACAACGGCAGCAAGCCCACCACGGACGTGCTGAGCTTCTCCCATGACGAGGCCGACGCCGCCACCCGGGCGGCACTCCAGCTTCCCGCCGGCGCGAAGGTCTACCACTTCACCCGGCTCCGGAAGGTCGGCGGGAAACCGCTGGCCCTGATGGAGAACTGGGTCCGCGATGACATCACCGCCATCGACGAAGCGCTCCTGGGCTCACAAGGCCTCTACGGGATCCTGCGCAACGGCGGCGTGAACTTCCGGCTCGCCTCACAGCGGATCGGCGCCATGATCGCCAACGACTACCAGGCGGCACTCCTGGAAACCACCCCCGGCTCGGCCCTCGTCACCATGGAGCGCACTGCGGTGGACGACACCGGGCGCCAGGTGGAGACCGGCCACCACGTCTATCGCGCCGATTCCTACAGCTTTGAAATGACGCTCGTCCAGCGCTAG
- a CDS encoding matrixin family metalloprotease: protein MEGPEFRDRSPRHSRSRATWRILRGLATAALIAGAAFLAAGFIYGDPRFAGLFEVSRGTGPGTAMAGQPGQPASAEAVRTDTPPPGVEEQAEPLGHPLKPAVASSSYRFLAMNDDGTPVGYSPCRPLHYVVNAALAPEGAERLVEDAISTISRATGIKFVNDGATTEAPSQTRAPYQQAAYGDRWAPLLIAWTTPDQAPQLKGPVIGTGGSTHFSFGDGPKSFVTGSLELDAPQIAEDLGQRDGAAYATAVILHELGHVMGLEHVDDPVQLMYPEIGAPDGLAAGDLNGLYELGKAQCRKDL, encoded by the coding sequence GTGGAGGGTCCTGAGTTCCGGGACCGGTCACCGCGGCACAGCCGCTCCCGAGCCACATGGCGGATCCTCCGCGGCCTCGCGACCGCAGCCCTGATTGCCGGCGCCGCGTTCCTGGCCGCCGGTTTCATCTACGGGGATCCGCGTTTCGCCGGACTCTTCGAAGTCAGCCGCGGCACCGGCCCTGGCACGGCGATGGCAGGCCAGCCCGGCCAGCCGGCGTCGGCGGAGGCGGTGCGGACCGATACTCCCCCGCCCGGCGTCGAAGAGCAGGCCGAGCCGCTCGGACACCCGCTGAAACCGGCCGTCGCCAGCAGCTCGTACAGGTTCCTGGCCATGAACGACGACGGCACTCCTGTGGGCTATTCACCATGCCGGCCGCTGCACTACGTGGTGAACGCGGCACTGGCTCCGGAAGGCGCCGAGCGCCTGGTCGAGGACGCAATCAGTACGATATCCCGAGCTACCGGCATCAAGTTCGTCAACGACGGTGCGACCACCGAGGCGCCCTCCCAGACTCGCGCCCCCTACCAACAGGCCGCGTACGGGGACCGCTGGGCGCCGCTGCTGATCGCCTGGACCACCCCGGACCAGGCCCCGCAGCTCAAGGGTCCGGTGATCGGCACAGGGGGCAGCACCCACTTCAGCTTCGGTGACGGACCCAAGAGCTTCGTCACCGGAAGCCTGGAACTCGATGCCCCGCAGATCGCCGAGGACCTCGGCCAGCGGGATGGCGCCGCGTATGCCACCGCAGTGATCCTGCACGAACTGGGCCACGTGATGGGGCTGGAGCATGTGGACGACCCGGTACAGCTCATGTATCCCGAGATCGGCGCCCCGGACGGCCTGGCCGCCGGTGACCTGAACGGCCTGTACGAGCTGGGCAAGGCGCAGTGCCGCAAGGATCTCTAG